Below is a window of Allomuricauda ruestringensis DSM 13258 DNA.
CATCAAAGCCGTAGGAGCAGGTCTCAAAAGAGGCATACAACCTATTTTTAGCTATTATTTTGCCAAAAACATGCCACTTCATGATTTTAATCCATTCATCAAAAAAGGATACCAAATGGAAAATACTTGCAAAATTTGTGGGATGAAGAATAGGATGTGGGGCAATGACAGCAAAAATCTATATGATTTATATATTGGATATTGTAGGCTCGGCGGTTATGCCGAGATGCTTTTAGATCTAAAAGAGGTAGTGGCTTTTGAAAATGTTACAGCTACAAATGATGAAAAAAATATTTTTTTAAAAGTAATCGACCTTATTGGAAAAGCACCGAAAGATGAAGTACCTTCTCAACTGATAAAACGGTTGAGCAAAGAAAAATGTCTGCCAGGCAGCAATAATACTTCCCGTATTTGGGTTGTAAAATGTTTGGCCGAATTGGGCATACTCAGGAACTCATACAGCAACAACTATAGCATTATGAATCCATTTATTCCTTATGAACAAAAGTGGGAATGGGAGAATGATATTCATAAAAAATCCCCGCCAAGAGCGGATGTGGAGTTTCCTATTTCCGCATGGAGGGGGAAATTGGGTGTTAATAGGGAGTTTGCAAAAAGAATAATGACCAGTGCCAAAATTGCGTAAAATAAATTTAAACATATTTTTCACAAATCACACAAAAGCTGATAATGGAAATATTGAGCAAATAATTGAATTTGCGCCCAACGCCAAATGCTAACTCAAAACCATTTTTAGAATGGCAAATAACTATTTCCCTGTACTGCCCACACGATAATATCCCTTGTTCGGAATCTCGATGGTATATTTTTTACGGGAAGCATTGTTCAAGTGTGGTTCGCGCAACCAAGGGTTGTATCTCTTCAATACTTTGTAGTTGATTTCGTAAAGCGCTGCAAAATCGGCCCAGTTGGTTACGGCAGTATCCACTTCCACCGTAAAGGTCGGAGCCTTTTCATACATATCCTCTTCATCCAACTGAAAACCATACTTATCACGGTTAGAGATAATTTCTTTAATGGCCAAAATACGGAACACATAACGCCCTGTCTCCTGTCCCAAGAGCAAATCGTAATAATCGTCCACTTGTTGAATGCCCATATACTTTTGGATACCTGCAGGTCCGGCATTGTATGCAGCGGCGGTCAAGGTCCAGGTTCCAAATCGGTCTTTCCACTTATTTAGATAATCACAGGCCACTTGCGTCGCTTTTTCCACATGGTAGCGTTCATCTACATTATCGTTTACTTCAAGACCGTATTCTCTTCCAGTGCCTTTCATAATTTGCCAAAAACCTGTGGCACCCGCTGGAGAAACCACGTTTTCCAATCCACTTTCGGCCACGGCCAAGTATTTAAAATCATCTGGAATACCATTCTTTTTAAGAATAGGCTCAATGATCGGGAAATATTTATTGGCCCGCTTCATCAACAAAAGGGCATTGGATTGCCAATAGGTATTCACCAAAAATTCACGATCCACACGTTCCATAATTTCCGGGTCTTCTTGCGGAACCGGTTCACCCGCAAAATTAAGGTCTTCAGGAATTTCTATGGCACTGATCTGATAGGTATCAGCCACATTCTTGTCCGTGCTGGTCGTTTCTGGCGCCTTTATCACGGGTTTTTCCGTTTCACTTGACTGCACAGCAAAAATCAAAGTGCTTCCAACTGCAATCAATCCTATAATAGCGAGTATGTTTTTGATGTATTTCATAGCAATTAATTTTAAGAGTACCGTAAAGATACTATTATATAGACGAAATTATTTCAAAATAATTGTGGGAAGGTGCTCATTGAACCACTTGGCACGGTGAATGATCATGGTGTGAGTGCCATTTTTAACCGGAATACAGTCCTTGATGTTCGTTATGGGAAAAACGGAATCCCGTACTCCTTGGATGTGGACCACATTTTTTTGGGGTTCTTCTTGGTCCCAATTCACAATCTGGTCTATGGACCAATCAATATAACACTTGTCACGAATGGATAAATACTTTTCATATAAATGCAAACGCTTGGTCACCGTTTCACCAAAAGCGTATTTGGCCAATAGTTCCACATTGTTTACCAAGCCCGTAGGCAGTAATTTGTGTACTTTGGTGTACTTGGCGAAAATCATTCTTTTGGGGAGTTCGTGCATACTTTTTACGGAAGATACCACAATTACTTTTCGGGTTGGGATAATTTTGGCCATCTCCTGCACTAACATACCACCAAAGGAAACACCCAGCAAAACAGGGTTGGGCTCCTCAATCTTTTCGCACATCTTCTTGGCATAATCGGTAAGGCTCATCCCCTTTTCGGGTATAAACCATTCCAAAATATGGGTCGTAAACTGGTCTTCCGGAAGTTTTATTCCTTCAAAAATGGATGCATTGGCAGCCATTCCAGGGATTAGGTAAACAGGGATTTTATTATCGGACATATGGTACCAAATATCGGCAAGGACTAGGAAATTAGCAATATTTTGACTAATTTTGTATCCCTTTTGCAGCTAACCCCATCAAATGAATACATTTTTTTAATCAGGGGAACACAGAACTACCCATTTGGGTGCTTCTACAGAGTCATTAAAAAAACAAATACTATATGACAACATTGGAAATCACTGACAATAGTTTCTTACGTCAATTTGAAACTAAGGTCAATGGGCATTTAGCCAAAATTGAGTACTCTTCACAAGAGCGCAAAGTATTTTTGACCAAACTGGTTATTCCAGAAGAAATTACAGAAGAGGGGTTTAAAGAGGATTTTATCAAAGCCGTTTTAAACGAAATTCAGGAAAACAACCTTAGAGTTGTACCTACCAGCCCTCAAATTGCAGGTTTTTTAAGAAAAAATAGGCAATACAAGGATATGTTACCAGTTGGTATTCGCATCTGATCAAGCCTACCATCAGTAAAAGCATTAAAGCCTCCTCAACCGGGAGGTTTTTTTATGCCATGATTTCGCTGGTCACAAATTCGAATCGTACCAGACCATCAGCATCAATATCGGTAAGCTCTATTTGGTGCAGGGTATTCACCAAAGCAGGGTCCCAAGGTGCTTTTACCTTTACATAATTTTCGGTAAACCCATGGATATAGCCTTTTTTATTCTCTCCCTCGAACAAAACGGTGCGCACACTCCCCAATTGACTCTCATAAAAAGCCCTACGCTTTTTGGCGGAAAGTCCCCGGAGCATCTTGCTTCGTTTGCTACGTACCTTTTTGGGGACCACTTCGTCCATTTCGGCTGCCACGGTATTGTCTCTTTCTGAATAGGTGAATACATGTAAATAGGAAACATCCAGTTCATTCAAAAAATGATAGGTCTCCAAGAAGTGTTCGTCGGTCTCTCCGGGAAAACCCACGATCACATCCACCCCGATACAGGCGTGAGGCATCGCTTTTTTGATGCGCTCTACCCTATCCACATACAAATTGGACAAATAACGACGACGCATCTTCTTTAAAATAGCATCACTACCGCTCTGCAACGGCACATGAAAATGAGGCACAAAAGAGTTGCTCTGTGCCACAAAATCTATTGTCTCGTTCTTGAGTAAATTAGGCTCAATTGAAGATATACGAAGACGATGAATGCCATCAATGGTATCCAAGGCCTTAACCAAGTCCAAAAAGGTATGCTCGTGCCTTTTATTGCCAAACTCCCCTTTTCCGTAGTCGCCAATGTTAACTCCCGTTAAAACAATCTCCTTAATATCTTGAGAGGCAATTTCCCTGGCATTGTGCAACACATTGCCCAAGGTATCGCTACGCGAAATTCCGCGTGCCAAGGGAATGGTACAGTAGGTACATTTGTAGTCGCAGCCATCTTGCACCTTTAAAAAGGCACGGGTACGGTCGCCAATGGCATAACTGCCCACATAAAAATCGGCATCTTCTATCTCGCAGGAATGCACTTCCCCCCTATCGTTTTTGGTAAGGTCGTTCAGGTAGTCGGTAATCTTGAACTTTTCCGTAGCGCCCAGCACCAAATCAACGCCATCTACCTCGGCCAATTCTTCGGGTTTGAGCTGTGCATAGCAGCCCACCGCTGCCACAAAAGCTTCAGGATTGGCTTTTTGGGCCTGCTTTACGATGGTTTTAAAACGCTTATCCGCATTCTCGGTCACCGAACAGGTATTGATCACATACACATCTGCTTTTTCGGAAAAGTCCACACGCTCAAACTCCTCCTTTTCAAAACCTCTGGCAATCGTTGAGGTTTCGGAGAAATTGAGCTTGCAGCCCAGCGTGTAAAATGCAACCTTTTTGTTCATATACCTGCTATGCGTTTTAGGGGCGCAAAGATAGTGATTTGTTGGGAGTTATCGCAAATGGTCGGATGCTTCAAAGTTCAGGGTTTAATGTATAGGATTCACGGTTTAGGGTTGATGGTTAATCGTCCACTGCCTACTGCCTACTGCCTACTGCCTACTGCCTACTGCCTACTAAAACAATCTATCACTTTCCCATCCATCAAATTTCCGACATCTTTTAAGTAACTTGTGTGCCCATACCAACCATAAAAATCAACTAAATGAAAAAGTTTATCATCCTAGCCTTAATTACCTTTGTCTTTTCCAACCTATCCCTTGCGCAGGAATATCAACCTACTGCTGAAAACCTCGAGAACAGGGAATGGTTTCAAGATGCAAAATTCGGGATGTTCATCCATTGGGGCGTGTATTCTGTATTGGGCGTGCACGAATGGGTCATGGAAACACAGTCCATTGATAAAAAGACCTACGAAAAAATACCTGCGTTTTTCAACCCTACCGAGTTTAATGCGGAAGAATGGGTGCTCTTGGCCAAATCAGC
It encodes the following:
- a CDS encoding lytic transglycosylase domain-containing protein, translated to MKYIKNILAIIGLIAVGSTLIFAVQSSETEKPVIKAPETTSTDKNVADTYQISAIEIPEDLNFAGEPVPQEDPEIMERVDREFLVNTYWQSNALLLMKRANKYFPIIEPILKKNGIPDDFKYLAVAESGLENVVSPAGATGFWQIMKGTGREYGLEVNDNVDERYHVEKATQVACDYLNKWKDRFGTWTLTAAAYNAGPAGIQKYMGIQQVDDYYDLLLGQETGRYVFRILAIKEIISNRDKYGFQLDEEDMYEKAPTFTVEVDTAVTNWADFAALYEINYKVLKRYNPWLREPHLNNASRKKYTIEIPNKGYYRVGSTGK
- a CDS encoding alpha/beta hydrolase, translating into MSDNKIPVYLIPGMAANASIFEGIKLPEDQFTTHILEWFIPEKGMSLTDYAKKMCEKIEEPNPVLLGVSFGGMLVQEMAKIIPTRKVIVVSSVKSMHELPKRMIFAKYTKVHKLLPTGLVNNVELLAKYAFGETVTKRLHLYEKYLSIRDKCYIDWSIDQIVNWDQEEPQKNVVHIQGVRDSVFPITNIKDCIPVKNGTHTMIIHRAKWFNEHLPTIILK
- a CDS encoding GNAT family N-acetyltransferase; this encodes MTTLEITDNSFLRQFETKVNGHLAKIEYSSQERKVFLTKLVIPEEITEEGFKEDFIKAVLNEIQENNLRVVPTSPQIAGFLRKNRQYKDMLPVGIRI
- the mtaB gene encoding tRNA (N(6)-L-threonylcarbamoyladenosine(37)-C(2))-methylthiotransferase MtaB translates to MNKKVAFYTLGCKLNFSETSTIARGFEKEEFERVDFSEKADVYVINTCSVTENADKRFKTIVKQAQKANPEAFVAAVGCYAQLKPEELAEVDGVDLVLGATEKFKITDYLNDLTKNDRGEVHSCEIEDADFYVGSYAIGDRTRAFLKVQDGCDYKCTYCTIPLARGISRSDTLGNVLHNAREIASQDIKEIVLTGVNIGDYGKGEFGNKRHEHTFLDLVKALDTIDGIHRLRISSIEPNLLKNETIDFVAQSNSFVPHFHVPLQSGSDAILKKMRRRYLSNLYVDRVERIKKAMPHACIGVDVIVGFPGETDEHFLETYHFLNELDVSYLHVFTYSERDNTVAAEMDEVVPKKVRSKRSKMLRGLSAKKRRAFYESQLGSVRTVLFEGENKKGYIHGFTENYVKVKAPWDPALVNTLHQIELTDIDADGLVRFEFVTSEIMA